TCCCGTGTGCGGGTGCTCACGGGCCGGTCGAGTGTGGCGGTCATGGACTACTCCTTCGGAGACAGGTCGTGTCGTACCGGTTCGAGCCCGCCCCGCCTGTCAGCCTGTCCCGGCTGAAAGCGCGGCGAGGGCGCCTTGCGGATCCCGTTCCAGCGAGGGCTACTGGGTGACCTGGCTGGAGCGGGCGGCTTCGGTGGAGCCCTGGCGGTTGCCCATTCAGCAGACATGGTCGAGGTGTCCGGAGTGGTCATGAGAAGACCCCGCCACTGCTTGCCGAGTTCAGAGCACGGGTTCGCTCCCGCATGGCGTGCTGCCGCTCCTCATCCGTTGCAAGGCGGACACGAGCAGCATCGACGTCCCACTCGCGTCCGCCCGTCACCGGCCGAAGCTGCACGACCCGTCCGAGGTGACCCATGACGTAGCCAAGCCTGTCGCGCTCGGTGTCGACGACCAGCGCGCCCTCCGGCTGCTGTTCCTCAGGCATCACGCGTCACCCCCCGTCGGATCGCTTCGGCCAGGCGGGCGGCCACGTCGGAGCGCACCCGCCCCAGCTCAATGAGCCGCAGCGTGGGGGAGGCAGGGTCGACCCTCAGCGAGGGCAGGACGAGCCCGACATCGGACAGCGCCGCTCTCAACGTCTCCGCCGCCGCGTGCGGGTCGACGTTGTTCCGTTCTTTCGAGGCCATGAGCAGGACGCTAGAAGCGGGGCGTTGACTGGCGGTACGCTGTTTTCTCGAATTTGCTCGCCGCGCGCCCGAGATTGCTGGTGTTTTCTCATGAGCCTTGCCTGACCCCGTAGTGCCAGGCCCGGACCCCCGACCATGCTGATGGGATCAGCACCCCGCGGAAGGGAGAGCGTCCATGGTTCGTCGGTTGCGCTTCACGGGCACGGACAGCAAGGTCGACGGTTGCCCCGCCCTGCACACGGACGAAGGCACCGGGGAGATCATCGTTCAAGGCATGCCCGTCACCGACCCCGAAGACCTCGCACAGCTCAAGCACTTCGGAGTCGGCGAGGCAGCGGTGGCCGTGCCGCGCGAACTGCTCGTGAACTGGGGGCCTAAGGAGATGGAGAGGGTGCCGGAACTCGTGGACCGGGCCACCTTCCGCCGCCTGTTCGAGACCTTCGAGCACACCGCCTGGCGGCTGGAGACGCGGCGCGGTTACGCGTCGGACCGACAGGACCCCGACTTCCAGGCGTTCCTGGCCACCGGCTCGTCGCCCTGCGACCCCGACGAACCCTGGTTCGTCAACATCAAGGGCCAGACGGGCGCCGGTAAGAGGGTCGGCCGTGTCCGCATCGCCGACAACCCCCCCACCACGGAACAACTGTTCCTGCTCGACTACGCCCGGCACAACGCCACCTTCGGCGAGGACATCCGGTACCTGTGGCGCGAGGACGCCGCGCGAGCCGGCCTGCCCGCCGAGGACTTCTGGATCTTCGATTCACGACTGGTCGCCCTGCTGCACTTCGATGACGAGGACAACCTGCTCGACATCGAGCTGATCACCGAACCGGCTGAGGTCGTGCGGTACGCCATGGTGCGCGACGCGGCGATGCACAACGCCATCCCGCGCGACCAGTTCGCCGCGCAGGTGGCCACGACCGAATAGCGCGTGCCCGGTGAGCACTGACTATCAGCAAGCACGGGCGGCGTTGGGTGCGCGGCTGCGCGAACTCCGCTTCACGTGCCCCGGTGGTCGGCTCACCGGTCAGCAGCTCGCGCAACGGCTCGGCTGGCCGGGCTCCAAGATCAGCAAGCTGGAGAACGGCAAGCAGACAGCCACCCCCGAGGACCTGCGGGCGTGGGCCGACGCGACCGAGCAGCCGGGGGTGTACCCCGAACTCGCGGCCAGACTGGCCGGGTTCGAATCGCACATCAGGTCATGGCGCCGAGCGCTGGCGAACGGCTTCAAGCCCCTTCACGAAGGGCTGAGCGCCGAGATCGACCGCACCTCCGACATGTGGATCTGGGAGGAGTCGGTGATCGCCGGACTGATGCAGACCCCGGAGTACGCCCGACACGTCATCCAGCGGTACTCGGAGCTGCTGGGCGGAGCGAGCGACATCGAGGCAGCCGTCCGCTCCCGGGTGCAGCGCCAGGAATGGCTGTACCGGTCCGGCCGCAAGCTGCACGTGTTGATGTGGGAGGCGGCGTTGCGGTCACTGATCTGCCCGCCCTCAGTGCTGGCGAGCCAACTCGACCGCCTCAACGGCATGATCGGCATGGACACGGTCGAGCTGGGTGTCATCCCCTTCACGGCGTCCGTCAAGATCGTGCCTGCCAACGGTTTCTGGGTGCTCGACGACCGGCTGGTCGTCGCCGAGGACTGGCACGCCGAGATGTGGCTGAACGATGCCGACAACATCGCCTTGTACAAGAAGGTCTGGAAGACCCTCAGCGAGTCGGCGGTGTTCGGGGCCGACGCCCACAACCTCATCAACTCGGCCCGCCGATCCCTGAA
This portion of the Streptomyces sp. NBC_01750 genome encodes:
- a CDS encoding helix-turn-helix domain-containing protein; this translates as MSTDYQQARAALGARLRELRFTCPGGRLTGQQLAQRLGWPGSKISKLENGKQTATPEDLRAWADATEQPGVYPELAARLAGFESHIRSWRRALANGFKPLHEGLSAEIDRTSDMWIWEESVIAGLMQTPEYARHVIQRYSELLGGASDIEAAVRSRVQRQEWLYRSGRKLHVLMWEAALRSLICPPSVLASQLDRLNGMIGMDTVELGVIPFTASVKIVPANGFWVLDDRLVVAEDWHAEMWLNDADNIALYKKVWKTLSESAVFGADAHNLINSARRSLNAR
- a CDS encoding DUF6879 family protein; the encoded protein is MVRRLRFTGTDSKVDGCPALHTDEGTGEIIVQGMPVTDPEDLAQLKHFGVGEAAVAVPRELLVNWGPKEMERVPELVDRATFRRLFETFEHTAWRLETRRGYASDRQDPDFQAFLATGSSPCDPDEPWFVNIKGQTGAGKRVGRVRIADNPPTTEQLFLLDYARHNATFGEDIRYLWREDAARAGLPAEDFWIFDSRLVALLHFDDEDNLLDIELITEPAEVVRYAMVRDAAMHNAIPRDQFAAQVATTE